One region of Drosophila teissieri strain GT53w chromosome 2L, Prin_Dtei_1.1, whole genome shotgun sequence genomic DNA includes:
- the LOC122623095 gene encoding uncharacterized protein LOC122623095, protein MSAYHRRAALRKKSPSQGTSFASEMNESGYTSFLALHNSTAETPFLLDDAEGENCRNASNTTTFFRGLNTPSGHQEQDLHWGKPYTSSQRQITAEAEHFSLTPRLQDAHSLPKRRKKHFQSPHSSPKKSKKLLFPHIEQPAKNRFYGGVERLDIVAKLAQEQPALECILRNVGAHTLDVMTKVSAAWKQAVYRSQRDLERLQNHRLKLSLTKENPHVPNRCSHVPKANHTVPLQTSNHSSLNNSAASLMDSGNSSIHLMDVDAGRVLREQTQRVKCPRCGRGSRVFVSEAAKGVENLLSQTLPHIGRTTSTFPCMTAPPLKRFLSLDLDEVRTSPQGPAYNFAECTSVICQFRFCVNCLCKSHPGERCLVTELDTPSKLMMPRERLTPPQRAQNRDPKIRRKNSLKRLCF, encoded by the coding sequence ATGAGCGCCTACCACAGGCGCGCGGCGCTGCGCAAGAAGAGCCCCAGCCAGGGAACCTCCTTCGCGTCGGAGATGAACGAGTCCGGTTACACATCCTTCCTGGCGCTGCACAATTCCACCGCGGAGACGCCATTTTTGTTGGACGACGCTGAGGGCGAAAACTGTCGCAATGCATCGAACACCACGACATTCTTTCGGGGCCTGAACACGCCCAGTGGccaccaggagcaggacctACACTGGGGCAAGCCATATACCAGTTCACAGAGGCAAATCACCGCGGAGGCGGAGCATTTCTCATTAACTCCGCGTCTGCAGGATGCGCATAGTCTGCCCAAGCGGCGCAAGAAACACTTTCAATCGCCCCACAGTAGCCCCAAGAAGTCCAAAAAGCTGCTCTTCCCCCACATAGAACAACCGGCCAAAAATCGTTTCTATGGCGGAGTTGAAAGGCTGGACATTGTCGCCAAACTGGCCCAAGAGCAACCAGCACTGGAGTGCATACTGCGCAATGTGGGCGCCCACACGCTGGACGTGATGACCAAGGTGTCGGCGGCCTGGAAGCAGGCCGTTTATCGCAGCCAGCGGGACTTGGAGCGACTGCAGAACCACCGACTCAAGTTGAGCCTTACCAAAGAGAATCCTCACGTGCCCAATCGGTGCAGCCATGTGCCCAAGGCAAACCACACAGTGCCATTGCAGACCTCGAATCACAGCAGCCTAAACAACAGCGCCGCCTCGCTCATGGACTCGGGCAACTCGAGCATCCACCTGATGGACGTCGATGCCGGAAGGGTTCTGCGCGAGCAAACACAGCGCGTCAAGTGCCCACGATGCGGACGCGGCAGTCGGGTTTTCGTAAGCGAGGCGGCCAAGGGTGTCGAAAACTTATTGTCGCAGACCCTGCCGCATATTGGACGTACAACCAGCACATTCCCCTGCATGACGGCTCCGCCGCTCAAACGCTTCTTGTCCCTGGATCTTGACGAGGTAAGGACATCACCGCAGGGACCGGCTTACAACTTCGCCGAATGCACCAGTGTCATCTGCCAGTTCCGATTCTGCGTCAACTGCCTGTGCAAGTCGCATCCCGGCGAGCGGTGCCTGGTCACCGAGCTGGACACACCCTCCAAACTCATGATGCCCCGGGAGCGACTGACACCGCCACAACGTGCCCAGAATCGTGATCCCAAAATCAGGAGGAAGAACTCGCTCAAGCGGCTATGCTTTTAG
- the LOC122611760 gene encoding HEAT repeat-containing protein 1 homolog has translation MSTALAQQLQKLAAPQSSVTLADARSRASILFDPKEAATKDRRSIYEIGLTGLQELTDFNPAFKEFQLTLFDEATLTLERSVELPEINRMLDAAIAKFLRLLSPYLLLRPAHMAFEWLLRRFQVHEYNRSDVMALILPYHETMIFVQIVKTMRLRSSDGDWYWLRPLQRPGVPLAKTTIINRAAGNPAFLGFICKSTQKAVKELGPRAHQLQAQINFYATIVVGALQSAKPLQDWHITTILESLLRGLASDNIDFMAAAYVIVAQLVSRTKLKSKVCNALLERVANCPFERLHSESLLLLVCIYGKQQAALPHFKPETVLNLVGKKWLISTLAALAKGNIAIQSICLPLMTGAVAAIREEDASSGSCKLFLDNLLSEVPMSKPTAQQLINCFLDTYVETATDAPVPMETNSNDDEDTIVIDSDDEEETEKTSFQTWYTAYLEKLERRYPEAFDLSVKEALRSQSSTSNRQKALKLALGFRLNTTDEKAKHAYEKLYHYSADWRLSAVQKLVQNLSVSKKRERSVKLLQECLPDRINDDSGAVVSTLLSLPTEELTEMLGQLPLAQTLCRLLYRAQSEKEQEWQPVVPLAVRHLTSDPVSGNYDTNLVLLALMPLLFPVEALAEHQHKALQILLGSDFVSKVQFLTELKVSNKFSDFNVSEHRQHFLDVIANSNQDLNSQERALLQSVEDHGGESYIQEASQLTHLLLLLTAYAKRALQPQESLHMLEKIGLYSRRLQFRVVNGSQKTHNSAPLQLYVDFLLTLVKNTKWTSLAFTPWNQMTDELRLCLRLLEIICAQVFSEGADQPELQEWTRALQQSLQLILPEAQDRLEMLSNFYVFERLPELWPRDSDYAVFRLQGFFLLEAVLSNPKSQLDCSLVHVLRVANACGSPLQTLRVQAINTLQLLSNRKLVSHVEQLVRSLLQRKSELGMDHEQYALILYTILEPETATAKERLVLSKLKRAVLALASDPEQPPICTAALLACLKHVNDEHFLSDLLPLGLDSLKKITAGEDNQHIKQLPWPHSEIYRSVMEKFEGRVALNVLLRKDLAWTLFEDSFDQYDTYVQLDNKLQPLPCVLLNSLTPETFDQMQAKHKMALIKLIVESATNSDNDSIFLASHRLLKRCRLDCQPLVPSLLEMANTKVQKQQPVKRRSVQATQLDLTSLSWKQGMTLLELLEHKKQLTDAELLIPPLFELLQACLTLEEHSAAEYPKQLILSSLLHCCQTAQTAGVQLVKALPESSFRIDLVVQCLRNTRNPQTQQHALLFLTHCAGMYPQQVLHKIVEIFTFVGSTVARHDDAFSLHIIHNVVESIIPILLLNTGHNELVIPVLKVFADICADVPVHRRLPLYATLFRVLEPKEHLWQFLCIVFESQVLLEQVPQKVSTDKSRLDFARELTLMFEDPTVAIQTSIRLLDYLAKLPATKSGPSGASGSSVLIAEQQLFDVRTRTFKQLRHYKYLIMDFLSGISSSKEWEKKMKRPDPTELLPYYQEFILKTLAYVGVLNGALEAASGTPSLEKFWRVLANHAHDVLDNAIGLLAPEHFLSVITELLQHDHVYVRIKVMDLLVTKLAPASDYFQQSPANHFGVLFAPLQEIINGILEGGSNSAQQAKLQQTALHALQLLALRHGRDFIEECRSLLATLTKITKRRANVPKAVVGNVVLTLVEICASLKAHALAQLPKFAPQLTELLKEQVHQMASLKQGPDYVCSTLVTALHKLFKALPLFLGPYLVDIIGALARLSVQLENAQLLQDKRTQVLNQQLANVWSAVAQGVEVRILVPSCAKAFSSLLEQQAYDELGHLMQQLLLQSVRHNSAAQLLPVQDPLSELFLQALNFRQQVRGRGLQRQLVSDVEAAIAETFVTWILKLSETSFRPMYSRVHKWALESTSRETRLTYFLLTNRIAEALKSLFVLFASEFVEDSSRLLTENNTIRPEFKVEEREDDVDLLMAILNTLHHVFLYCSEDFINDHRFNALMPPLVNQLENDLVLGNESLQQVFSNCIAQLAVATNDVMWKQLNSQVLLKTRTPTPEVRILAFNSCVAIARKLGESYAPLLPETVPFIAELLEDEHQRVEKNTRSAVQELETILGEPVQKYL, from the exons ATGAGTACTGCGTTggcccagcagctgcagaaaCTGGCTGCTCCGCAGTCGTCGGTAACACTAGCAGATGCCCGGAGTCGCGCCTCCATACTCTTCGATCCCAAGGAGGCGGCCACCAAGGATCGGCGCTCAATCTACGAGATCGGGTTAACGGGACTGCAGGAGCTGACCGACTTTAACCCGGCCTTCAAGGAGTTCCAGCTGACGTTGTTCGATGAGGCCACATTGACGCTTGAGCGCTCCGTGGAGCTGCCGGAGATCAACAGGATGCTGGACGCGGCTATTGCCAAGTTCTTGCGCCTGCTTTCGCCGTACCTTCTGCTCCGCCCCGCACACATGGCATTCGAATGGTTGCTACGACGATTCCAGGTGCACGAATATAACCGGAGCGACGTTATGGCCCTGATTCTGCCCTATCACGAGACAATGATCTTTGTCCAGATCGTTAAGACCATGAGGCTCCGGTCATCGGATGGCGACTGGTACTGGCTGCGCCCATTGCAGCGCCCTGGCGTTCCGCTGGCCAAGACCACTATTATTAACAGAGCGGCCGGCAATCCTGCCTTCCTCGGCTTCATCTGCAAAAGTACCCAGAAGGCAGTCAAGGAACTGGGTCCTCGCGCCCACCAGCTACAAGCCCAGATCAACTTCTATGCCACCATCGTAGTTGGCGCCCTGCAATCGGCCAAACCGCTGCAGGACTGGCACATCACGACTATTCTGGAGTCGCTCCTTCGTGGCCTGGCTTCTGATAACATCGACTTCATGGCCGCCGCCTATGTGATCGTTGCTCAGCTTGTCTCACGCACCAAGCTCAAGAGCAAGGTGTGCAACGCCCTGTTGGAACGCGTGGCCAACTGTCCGTTCGAGAGGCTTCACAGTGAGTCCCTGCTCCTGCTTGTCTGCATCTATGGCAAGCAGCAGGCCGCTTTGCCGCACTTTAAGCCGGAAACCGTACTCAATCTAGTTGGAAAGAAGTGGCTCATCTCCACTCTGGCCGCTCTGGCTAAAGGCAACATCGCCATCCAGTCTATCTGCTTGCCACTCATGACCGGCGCCGTGGCCGCCATTCGGGAGGAGGACGCCTCTTCAGGCTCGTGCAAACTGTTCTTGGACAACCTGTTGTCAGAGGTGCCAATGTCAAAGCCAACTGCTCAGCAACTGATCAA TTGCTTTTTGGATACTTATGTAGAGACTGCGACCGATGCACCTGTGCCCATGGAAACCAACTCAAACGATGATGAAGATACCATCGTGATTGATTCCGATGATGAGGAGGAGACGGAAAAGACCAGCTTCCAAACCTGGTATACCGCTTACCTCGAGAAGCTGGAGAGACGCTATCCAGAAGCGTTTGATCTGAGCGTTAAAGAGGCCTTGAGATCCCAATCCTCCACAAGCAATCGCCAAAAGGCCTTAAAACTGGCTTTGG GTTTCCGTCTCAATACCACAGATGAAAAAGCAAAGCACGCTTACGAAAAGCTCTATCACTACAGCGCTGACTGGCGTCTTAGCGCTGTCCAGAAACTAGTCCAGAACTTGAGTGTGTCTAAAAAGCGAGAGAGAAGCGTTAAGCTACTGCAGGAATGTCTGCCCGATAGGATAAATGATGATAGTGGTGCTGTGGTGTCAACCTTGCTATCATTGCCCACCGAGGAGCTCACCGAGATGTTGGGGCAGTTGCCTCTGGCTCAAACCCTATGTCGTCTGCTGTACCGCGCTCAGTCCGAAAAGGAGCAGGAATGGCAGCCTGTGGTTCCACTGGCGGTTCGCCACTTGACCTCTGACCCTGTGAGCGGCAACTATGATACAAATTTGGTGTTATTGGCGCTGATGCCGCTGCTCTTCCCTGTCGAAGCTTTAGCTGAACACCAGCACAAGGCTTTGCAGATTCTGCTTGGCAGTGATTTTGTCAGCAAAGTCCAGTTTTTGACAGAACTTAAAGTGAGCAACAAATTCAGTGACTTTAATGTCAGCGAGCACCGTCAGCACTTCCTGGACGTAATAGCGAACAGCAATCAGGATTTGAACAGTCAAGAACGAGCGTTGCTCCAAAGCGTAGAAGATCATGGCGGTGAGTCGTACATTCAGGAAGCCTCCCAGCTGACGCACCTGTTACTCCTGCTGACTGCTTACGCCAAGAGGGCACTCCAGCCTCAGGAAAGCCTTCACATGCTGGAGAAAATCGGACTTTATAGTCGGCGCCTCCAATTTCGTGTGGTGAACGGTAGCCAGAAAACCCACAACTCTGCCCCCCTCCAATTGTATGTGGATTTCCTCTTGACTTTGGTTAAGAACACCAAGTGGACATCTTTAGCTTTCACCCCTTGGAATCAAATGACCGATGAGCTTCGCCTCTGTCTGCGTCTGCTGGAGATAATATGCGCCCAAGTGTTCTCGGAAGGAGCTGATCAGCCAGAGCTTCAGGAGTGGACGCGAGCCCTGCAGCAAAGTTTGCAACTAATCCTGCCCGAAGCTCAAGATAGATTGGAAATGCTTTCAAACTTCTACGTGTTCGAGCGACTGCCAGAATTGTGGCCTCGGGACTCGGACTATGCCGTCTTCCGTTTGCAAGGCTTTTTCCTTCTGGAAGCGGTTCTGTCCAACCCGAAATCTCAACTAGACTGCAGCCTGGTTCATGTGCTGCGGGTGGCCAACGCCTGTGGATCCCCTCTACAAACTTTGCGAGTGCAGGCCATTAACACCCTGCAGTTACTCAGTAATCGCAAACTAGTGTCCCATGTGGAGCAATTGGTGCGTTCGCTGCTGCAGCGGAAGAGCGAGTTGGGCATGGATCACGAACAATATGCCCTGATACTATACACCATTCTGGAACCAGAGACGGCCACTGCCAAGGAAAGACTTGTGCTGTCAAAGCTGAAACGAGCTGTTCTGGCTTTGGCCTCCGATCCGGAACAGCCTCCCATTTGTACCGCGGCTTTGCTTGCGTGCCTGAAGCACGTCAACGATGAGCATTTCTTATCCGATTTGCTGCCGCTGGGACTTGACTCCCTGAAGAAGATAACTGCGGGGGAAGACAACCAACATATAAAACAGTTGCCATGGCCACATAGCGAAATCTATAGGTCGGTAATGGAGAAATTTGAAGGTCGTGTTGCGCTCAATGTGTTGCTCCGAAAGGATCTGGCTTGGACATTGTTTGAGGACAGCTTCGACCAGTACGATACCTATGTTCAACTCGACAATAAGCTGCAACCTCTTCCTTGTGTCCTGCTGAACAGCCTCACTCCGGAGACCTTTGACCAAATGCAGGCCAAGCACAAGATGGCTCTGATCAAGCTGATAGTGGAGTCAGCTACCAATTCGGACAACGACAGCATATTCTTGGCTAGCCATCGATTGCTGAAGCGCTGCCGCTTGGATTGCCAGCCACTCGTCCCGAGCCTCTTGGAGATGGCCAACACCAAGGTGCAGAAGCAACAGCCCGTCAAACGGCGATCAGTCCAGGCCACCCAACTGGATCTAACAAGTCTGTCCTGGAAGCAAGGAATGACACTTCTCGAGCTGTTGGAACACAAGAAACAGCTGACTGATGCCGAGCTGCTGATCCCGCCGCTCTTCGAACTCCTTCAGGCCTGTCTTACGCTGGAAGAGCATAGTGCCGCCGAGTATCCCAAGCAGCTAATTCTCTCGAGCTTGTTGCACTGCTGTCAGACGGCACAGACCGCCGGCGTGCAGCTCGTTAAGGCTTTGCCAGAATCTAGCTTCCGCATCGATCTGGTGGTGCAATGCTTGAGGAATACCCGCAATCCGCAGACCCAACAGCATGCGCTGCTGTTCCTGACTCACTGTGCTGGCATGTATCCGCAACAAGTTCTACACAAGATCGTTGAAATCTTCACGTTCGTGGGTTCCACGGTGGCGCGCCACGACGATGCATTCAGCCTGCATATAATTCACAATGTGGTGGAGTCGATTATACCCATCCTACTGCTAAATACTGGACATAATGAGCTGGTTATACCCGTGCTTAAGGTGTTTGCTGATATTTGCGCGGACGTACCCGTCCATCGGAGATTGCCACTTTATGCTACCCTGTTCCGAGTTCTGGAGCCCAAGGAGCACCTATGGCAGTTTTTGTGCATTGTGTTCGAGTCGCAAGTTCTTCTGGAGCAAGTTCCACAAAAAGTGTCCACAGACAAGTCGCGGCTGGACTTTGCCCGTGAACTGACGTTGATGTTTGAAGATCCGACGGTCGCAATTCAGACGAGCATCCGTCTATTGGATTACTTGGCCAAGTTGCCGGCAACCAAAAGCGGTCCTTCGGGTGCCTCTGGCTCCTCTGTGCTAATCGCGGAACAACAGCTCTTCGATGTTCGAACGCGGACGTTCAAGCAACTGCGGCACTACAAGTACCTCATCATGGACTTCCTTTCTGGAATTAGCAGCAGCAAAGAATGGGAGAAGAAGATGAAGCGGCCTGATCCCACCGAGCTACTTCCGTACTATCAGGAATTCATCCTAAAGACACTTGCGTATGTGGGCGTACTTAATGGAGCATTGGAAGCAGCTTCCGGAACGCCTTCCTTGGAGAAATTCTGGCGTGTCCTCGCCAACCATGCACACGATGTCTTGGATAACGCCATCGGACTTCTGGCACCGGAACATTTCCTTAGCGTGATAACCGAACTACTGCAGCACGATCATGTGTATGTTCGTATTAAGGTAATGGACTTGTTGGTGACCAAGCTAGCTCCGGCGAGCGACTACTTCCAGCAATCCCCCGCTAACCACTTTGGCGTGCTTTTCGCGCCGTTGCAAGAGATTATCAACGGAATCCTGGAGGGCGGTTCCAACAGTGCGCAGCAGGCGAAGCTTCAACAGACTGCGTTGCACGCTCTACAGTTGTTGGCCCTCCGCCACGGACGCGACTTTATCGAAGAGTGCCGCTCCCTTCTGGCCACCTTGACCAAGATCACTAAACGACGTGCGAACGTGCCCAAGGCGGTAGTGGGCAATGTGGTGCTGACCCTCGTCGAAATCTGCGCAAGTCTTAAGGCCCACGCCTTGGCCCAATTGCCCAAATTCGCTCCCCAACTTACGGAGTTACTGAAGGAACAGGTTCACCAAATGGCCTCGCTCAAACAGGGACCAGACTATGTCTGTTCCACCCTTGTCACAG CACTTCACAAGCTGTTCAAGGCGCTGCCGCTGTTCTTGGGACCCTACTTGGTGGACATCATCGGTGCTTTGGCGCGTCTGTCAGTGCAACTAGAAAATGCACAGCTGCTGCAGGATAAACGCACACAGGTGCTGAATCAGCAACTAGCGAACGTTTGGAGTGCAGTAGCCCAGGGCGTGGAGGTGCGCATTCTTGTACCCAGTTGCGCCAAGGCGTTCTCCAGCCTGTTAGAGCAGCAAGCGTACGACGAGCTAGGGCATCtgatgcagcagctgctgctgcagagcGTCCGACACAATTCAGCGGCCCAATTGCTACCGGTGCAGGATCCTCTAAGCGAGCTCTTCCTACAAGCACTCAACTTCCGGCAGCAAGTGCGCGGACGAGGATTACAAAGGCAATTGGTTTCAGATGTGGAGGCGGCCATTGCCGAGACCTTTGTGACGTGGATCCTGAAGTTGTCAGAGACCAGCTTCCGTCCCATGTACTCTCGGGTACATAAGTGGGCGCTGGAGAGCACCTCTAGGGAAACGCGTCTCACATACTTCCTGCTGACCAACCGGATTGCCGAAGCTCTAAAATCATTGTTTGTGCTGTTTGCCAGCGAGTTTGTCGAAGACTCTTCGCGGTTGCTGACGGAGAACAACACAATCCGCCCCGAGTTCAAAGTCGAAGAAAGGGAAGATGATGTGGATCTGTTAATGGCAATACTGAACACTCTGCATCATGTGTTCTTGTACTGCAGCGAGGACTTTATCAATGACCATCGCTTCAACGCCCTAATGCCACCGCTGGTTAACCAATTAGAAAACGACCTGGTACTGGGAAATGAGTCGCTTCAGCAAGTTTTTAGCAACTGCATTGCCCAGTTGGCGGTGGCCACCAACGATGTGATGTGGAAGCAGCTAAACAGCCAAGTGCTCCTGAAGACTCGCACCCCCACTCCCGAAGTCCGGATCCTGGCATTCAACAGCTGCGTCGCCATCGCCCGCAAGCTGGGCGAAAGCTATGCTCCCCTGTTGCCGGAGACGGTTCCTTTCATCGCAGAGCTGCTGGAGGACGAGCACCAGCGCGTGGAAAAGAACACGCGCAGTGCCGTCCAAGAGCTGGAAACTATTTTGGGCGAACCGGTTCAAAAGTATCTATAA